Proteins co-encoded in one Candidatus Deferrimicrobium sp. genomic window:
- a CDS encoding CHRD domain-containing protein produces MRKIVILSLATIVLAAFCAVGISSAREKGGDKVGIKLGAVPKVKTKANGEATFALAKDGGTIHYKVHVGKLENATMAHIHAVGDDGSPAEILAWLYPTKGEAPSLRKGKLTGTLAEGSLTAENLSGPMKGKTPKDVFEMLENGKAGVAVHTEQNSGGELWGVVKHKGTGKAK; encoded by the coding sequence ATGCGGAAGATCGTGATTCTTTCGTTGGCAACGATCGTCTTGGCCGCCTTTTGCGCGGTAGGTATTTCGTCCGCTCGAGAGAAGGGTGGAGACAAGGTCGGCATCAAACTGGGCGCGGTACCCAAGGTGAAAACCAAGGCGAATGGGGAGGCAACGTTCGCCCTTGCAAAGGACGGCGGTACGATCCATTACAAGGTGCACGTAGGCAAACTTGAGAACGCCACCATGGCGCACATCCACGCGGTTGGGGACGACGGTTCACCCGCCGAGATCCTGGCCTGGCTCTATCCCACCAAGGGGGAAGCCCCTTCGCTTCGGAAAGGTAAACTCACCGGCACCCTGGCGGAAGGCAGCCTGACCGCCGAAAATCTGTCCGGGCCGATGAAGGGAAAGACGCCCAAGGACGTGTTTGAGATGCTGGAGAACGGGAAGGCCGGAGTCGCCGTCCACACGGAACAGAACTCCGGCGGCGAGCTTTGGGGAGTCGTAAAGCATAAAGGAACCGGGAAGGCGAAGTAG
- a CDS encoding acetate uptake transporter — MATLAEVRRGPENPPDPTVSVEPGIYKEWWANPAVVGLMGFATTTMATGLHNVGYWGAGPTLAMAIAFGGTAQFVAGVIDMRKGSLFGGSAFMAYGAFWWSLVVLDYMLPKTGITAGPNELLGYFLMWSLFTLSFFIASFKVGNHLSILFGLLLLAYLLLDGVTMGKVPAVIAGWEIFITGLVAWYIATAILVNGVYGRKVLPHS; from the coding sequence ATGGCAACATTGGCGGAAGTGAGAAGGGGACCGGAAAATCCACCGGATCCGACGGTATCCGTCGAACCAGGAATCTACAAGGAGTGGTGGGCGAACCCGGCGGTGGTGGGCCTGATGGGGTTCGCGACGACAACCATGGCCACGGGTCTTCATAACGTAGGGTATTGGGGAGCCGGGCCGACCCTGGCGATGGCGATCGCGTTCGGGGGTACCGCGCAGTTCGTCGCCGGCGTCATCGACATGCGGAAGGGAAGTCTGTTCGGAGGGTCCGCGTTCATGGCGTACGGCGCCTTCTGGTGGTCCCTGGTCGTCCTGGACTACATGCTTCCCAAAACCGGGATAACGGCGGGACCCAACGAACTCCTTGGGTATTTCCTCATGTGGTCGCTGTTCACGTTGTCCTTCTTCATTGCGTCGTTCAAGGTCGGAAATCACCTAAGCATTTTATTTGGACTGTTGCTGCTGGCCTACCTGCTCCTCGACGGCGTGACGATGGGCAAGGTACCGGCAGTAATCGCCGGATGGGAGATCTTCATCACCGGCCTGGTGGCCTGGTATATAGCGACCGCCATCCTGGTCAATGGTGTTTACGGGAGGAAGGTGCTCCCGCATTCGTGA